One stretch of Dokdonia sp. Hel_I_53 DNA includes these proteins:
- a CDS encoding IS1096 element passenger TnpR family protein, translating to MIYRFRAILDTEEDVYRDLEIEATATLEDLHNSINQSFGFDGAEVAAFYLSDDTWMQGEEFAQFDMGEGEGSLRIMNETTLDSILDEKQTRLLYVYDFLNMWRFLVELAEIAEPEDGVTYPNLMYVHGQIPDQAPHFEMEAQEKDEDEDDEFNDDYDVDDFDDLNFDENWN from the coding sequence ATGATTTACCGTTTTAGAGCGATTCTAGACACAGAAGAAGACGTTTATCGTGACTTAGAGATAGAAGCGACAGCTACTCTTGAAGATTTACATAATAGCATTAACCAGTCTTTTGGTTTTGATGGGGCAGAGGTTGCTGCATTTTATTTAAGTGACGATACCTGGATGCAAGGAGAGGAGTTTGCCCAGTTTGATATGGGTGAAGGCGAGGGTTCCCTAAGAATAATGAATGAAACGACACTAGATAGTATTTTAGATGAAAAGCAAACACGACTTTTATATGTGTATGATTTCTTAAATATGTGGCGCTTTTTAGTAGAGCTTGCAGAAATTGCAGAGCCAGAGGATGGTGTTACTTATCCTAATTTGATGTATGTGCATGGTCAGATCCCAGATCAGGCACCTCATTTTGAAATGGAAGCTCAAGAAAAAGATGAAGATGAAGATGATGAGTTTAATGATGATTATGATGTTGACGATTTTGACGATCTCAATTTTGATGAGAATTGGAACTAA
- a CDS encoding nucleoid-associated protein: protein MINLYSAQIESLSIHRVGNKGKAEGLFVSQDPYPLSDELTPLVKEFFFKPFREKEENYYKFFHEEDITFNELFSLAQKVFENPSATHLLSEEIAKHLYAQSDHPHIKAGELYIVHLEGVQIDNIKTDALGIFKSELKQDFLKFRESGTNLQMILEQGINLNKLDKGCLIFNHKAEEGYKVLSVDSNRYDTKYWLENFLGVEAFEDDNFYTKKYLKFCQDFAKDVVLPAEDKKEEVLFMNRAVNHFAKNDKFEETAFMNEVIDNPALVPEFRNYKMEQSPKYKIEDLTNFPISNSAVSTQRKKIKNVINLDTNIQIKMDFINPESAQKFVEKGWDEEKQMYYYLVYFNKEEK, encoded by the coding sequence ATGATTAATTTATATAGCGCGCAAATTGAGTCACTATCCATACATAGGGTAGGTAATAAAGGCAAGGCAGAAGGGTTATTTGTATCTCAAGATCCTTACCCTCTAAGTGATGAGTTAACGCCATTAGTAAAGGAGTTTTTCTTTAAGCCTTTTAGAGAGAAAGAAGAGAATTATTATAAATTTTTCCATGAAGAAGATATTACTTTTAATGAGCTGTTTAGCTTAGCACAAAAAGTTTTTGAGAACCCTAGTGCAACGCATTTATTATCTGAAGAGATTGCAAAACATCTTTACGCTCAGAGTGATCATCCACACATCAAAGCAGGAGAGTTATATATCGTTCATTTAGAAGGAGTGCAGATAGATAATATCAAAACAGATGCATTAGGTATTTTTAAAAGCGAATTAAAACAAGACTTTTTGAAATTTCGCGAAAGCGGAACGAACCTTCAAATGATACTTGAACAAGGTATTAATCTCAACAAATTAGACAAAGGGTGCCTAATTTTTAATCATAAAGCAGAGGAAGGATATAAGGTGTTGTCTGTAGATTCTAATAGATATGATACTAAATACTGGCTGGAAAACTTCCTTGGTGTAGAAGCTTTTGAGGACGATAATTTTTATACTAAAAAATATCTCAAGTTTTGTCAAGACTTTGCAAAAGATGTAGTGCTACCTGCAGAGGATAAAAAGGAAGAGGTGTTATTTATGAATAGAGCGGTAAATCATTTTGCAAAAAATGACAAATTTGAAGAGACTGCTTTTATGAATGAAGTAATAGACAATCCAGCGTTGGTGCCAGAATTCCGAAACTATAAAATGGAGCAATCTCCAAAATATAAAATTGAAGATCTAACTAACTTTCCTATCAGTAACTCTGCAGTAAGTACACAGCGTAAAAAAATTAAGAATGTTATTAATTTAGATACAAACATTCAGATTAAAATGGATTTTATAAATCCAGAGAGTGCACAAAAATTTGTAGAGAAGGGCTGGGATGAAGAGAAGCAAATGTATTATTACTTAGTCTATTTTAATAAAGAAGAAAAATAA
- a CDS encoding DUF2911 domain-containing protein, with protein MKKFLLVAFLGVFTLTVTSQIETPAPSPAAKIMQKVGLTDVTVEYSRPAMRDRTIMGDLVPYGAMWRTGANANTTIEFSTPVTIGGKEIKSGKYAIYTKPMENEWEVYLYTDTNNWGTPAKWDDSKVAVVTKAKVQMTNIPAESFTVGVDHLSNDGAHLTMQWDKTYVAVPFEVPANQTVLASIDRVLSGPSMGDYYNAAVYLSSTDQDLERASKYMEKAMSMNKEPKFWQLRQQSLLLAKAGDKKGAIKAAQASLAGAKKAGNMDYIKMNNDSLKEWGAM; from the coding sequence ATGAAAAAATTCTTATTAGTAGCTTTCTTAGGTGTTTTTACCTTGACTGTGACTTCACAAATTGAAACGCCAGCTCCTAGTCCAGCAGCCAAAATAATGCAGAAAGTAGGTCTTACTGACGTGACAGTAGAATATTCACGTCCAGCAATGAGAGATCGTACTATTATGGGAGACCTCGTTCCTTATGGAGCAATGTGGCGTACAGGTGCAAATGCAAATACAACAATAGAATTTTCAACCCCTGTAACTATTGGAGGCAAAGAAATAAAATCTGGTAAATATGCGATCTATACTAAGCCTATGGAAAATGAATGGGAAGTATATTTATACACAGACACTAATAATTGGGGAACTCCAGCAAAATGGGATGATAGTAAAGTAGCTGTTGTAACTAAGGCAAAAGTACAAATGACTAATATACCGGCCGAATCTTTTACGGTAGGAGTAGACCATTTATCTAATGATGGAGCACATTTAACAATGCAATGGGACAAAACGTATGTAGCTGTGCCTTTTGAAGTACCTGCTAATCAAACAGTTCTTGCGAGTATAGATAGAGTGTTGTCTGGGCCAAGTATGGGAGATTATTATAACGCAGCGGTTTACCTTTCAAGCACTGATCAAGATCTTGAGAGAGCTAGCAAGTATATGGAGAAAGCAATGTCTATGAATAAAGAACCTAAGTTTTGGCAATTGCGTCAGCAGTCTTTATTACTTGCAAAAGCAGGAGATAAAAAAGGAGCTATAAAAGCTGCACAAGCTTCCTTAGCAGGAGCTAAAAAAGCAGGGAACATGGATTACATAAAAATGAATAACGACTCTCTTAAAGAGTGGGGAGCTATGTAA
- the bla gene encoding subclass B1 metallo-beta-lactamase, translated as MFKKSLQLLVIISFLCFQQSCWDGSDSNIQPYVRPLEIVKLSENDFLHVSYLKDGKGGYIPCNGFFRKEGSEVFVFDTPLNDSISEQLIAYITRDLKSEIKAVMVSHSHNDAAGGINAFVKANIPTYASLKTTQLLAKDSIFLSHSFEMVDSLFLGTNKISMFYPGAGHTNDNAVAYIENDHILLGGCLIKPVDGSKGNLADASIAEWSNTIRKVKETYPNTRLIIPGHGRRGGEELLDYTIRLFEDNFAKVSKSLLY; from the coding sequence ATGTTTAAAAAGTCGCTACAACTTTTAGTCATTATTTCTTTTTTGTGTTTCCAGCAATCTTGTTGGGATGGCAGTGATTCTAACATACAGCCATATGTGAGACCTTTAGAAATTGTAAAATTATCAGAGAATGATTTTCTACATGTTTCGTATCTCAAAGATGGTAAGGGAGGCTATATTCCTTGCAATGGCTTCTTTAGAAAAGAAGGAAGTGAAGTCTTTGTATTTGACACACCTCTTAATGATTCTATTTCAGAGCAACTTATAGCCTATATTACAAGAGATTTGAAATCTGAGATCAAAGCGGTAATGGTGAGCCATTCTCATAATGATGCAGCCGGGGGAATAAACGCTTTTGTCAAAGCTAATATTCCAACATATGCGTCATTAAAAACCACTCAACTGCTGGCCAAAGATTCTATCTTTTTGAGTCATTCATTTGAGATGGTAGATAGTCTTTTTTTAGGTACTAATAAAATTTCTATGTTTTACCCAGGGGCTGGACATACGAATGACAATGCTGTCGCCTATATTGAAAATGATCATATTTTATTGGGTGGATGTTTAATTAAACCAGTAGATGGTTCTAAGGGGAATCTAGCAGATGCATCTATAGCAGAATGGTCGAATACAATAAGAAAGGTTAAAGAAACCTACCCTAACACGCGACTTATAATTCCAGGACATGGTAGAAGAGGAGGTGAAGAATTGTTGGATTACACAATAAGATTGTTTGAAGATAATTTTGCTAAAGTTTCAAAGAGCTTGTTGTATTAA
- a CDS encoding ABC transporter ATP-binding protein — protein METILTINNLTKHFGLVKAVSDLSFTIEKGNVYGILGPNGSGKSTTLGMVLNVVNPTSGNFHWFDGKGTTHEALKKVGAIIERPNFYPYMTAEQNLALVCKIKGVSSDKISEKLEVVGLLDRMHSKFSTYSLGMKQRLAIASALLNDPEILILDEPTNGLDPQGIHQIRQIIKKIAAGGTTILLASHLLDEVEKVCTHVVILRKGVKLYSGRVDAMNASNGFFELRADNLELLKSYLEDHSDFGEVKLEGDLLTGFLANPLEAKTLNSQLHREGITLTHLVKRKESLEEQFLELTKN, from the coding sequence TTGGAAACGATATTAACAATCAATAACCTGACTAAGCATTTTGGTCTTGTAAAAGCTGTAAGTGATCTTTCATTTACTATAGAAAAGGGAAATGTCTATGGCATTTTAGGACCTAATGGTAGTGGTAAGTCTACAACACTAGGGATGGTGCTTAATGTGGTAAATCCAACTTCAGGAAATTTCCATTGGTTTGACGGAAAAGGAACCACACACGAAGCTCTCAAGAAAGTAGGAGCGATCATAGAACGACCAAACTTTTACCCTTATATGACTGCAGAGCAAAACCTTGCTTTAGTTTGTAAAATAAAAGGAGTGTCTTCAGATAAGATTTCAGAAAAGCTAGAAGTCGTTGGGTTATTAGATCGTATGCATAGCAAATTTAGCACCTATTCATTAGGAATGAAGCAGCGCTTAGCGATAGCTTCTGCACTTCTTAACGATCCAGAGATATTAATCCTTGATGAACCTACAAATGGTTTAGATCCTCAGGGAATTCACCAAATAAGGCAGATAATAAAAAAAATTGCAGCAGGAGGTACTACAATTTTACTAGCATCTCACTTGCTTGACGAAGTAGAAAAAGTATGTACACATGTTGTTATTTTACGTAAAGGAGTAAAGCTGTATTCAGGTAGGGTAGATGCAATGAATGCTAGTAACGGTTTCTTTGAATTGCGAGCAGATAATCTAGAATTGCTTAAATCTTATTTAGAGGACCATTCTGACTTTGGCGAAGTTAAATTAGAAGGAGATCTCTTGACTGGATTTCTAGCAAACCCGCTTGAAGCGAAAACATTAAACTCGCAATTACATCGAGAGGGGATTACTCTGACACACCTAGTCAAACGAAAAGAAAGTCTTGAAGAACAATTCTTAGAATTAACTAAAAACTAA
- a CDS encoding ABC transporter permease, with amino-acid sequence MLRLLTIEYHKLKHSRTSKVLIIGYFILLSAIALLASIKFNIFGAEFRLADQGIFNFPYIWHFNTFMAAILKFFLAVVIVSMTANEYSNRTLKQNLIDGLSKKEFILSKFVTVIVFSAISTIFIFILNLILGFSFSDFNEASIVFTGLEFLFGFFLKLVAFFSFCLFLGILIKRSAFALGFLLFWWIFEWIIWLGTAYVSTKEIAWQVWDFLPLGSMWNLINEPFTRLEIVQTAATQLQTEMVMDYGVEWYEIAIVCVWIFIFIYSSFALLKKRDL; translated from the coding sequence ATGTTACGATTACTAACCATAGAATATCATAAGCTTAAGCATAGTAGGACCTCAAAAGTCTTAATTATAGGATACTTTATATTACTCTCTGCTATAGCATTATTAGCTTCAATAAAGTTTAATATATTCGGTGCAGAGTTTAGACTTGCAGATCAAGGAATTTTTAATTTTCCATATATCTGGCACTTTAATACCTTTATGGCAGCCATACTCAAGTTTTTTCTTGCAGTGGTGATTGTCTCCATGACTGCAAATGAATATAGTAATAGAACACTTAAACAAAATTTAATAGATGGTCTCAGTAAAAAGGAGTTTATACTATCAAAGTTTGTTACCGTAATAGTTTTTTCTGCCATATCTACTATATTCATTTTCATACTCAATTTAATTTTAGGATTTTCATTCTCAGATTTTAATGAAGCATCTATCGTTTTTACTGGATTGGAATTTCTTTTTGGATTCTTTTTAAAATTAGTTGCTTTCTTCTCCTTCTGTTTGTTCTTAGGGATACTCATCAAGCGTTCTGCTTTCGCACTTGGATTTCTGCTTTTTTGGTGGATTTTTGAATGGATAATTTGGCTTGGAACTGCATACGTGTCTACAAAAGAAATTGCTTGGCAGGTATGGGATTTCCTTCCGCTGGGTTCTATGTGGAATTTAATAAATGAACCATTCACGAGGTTAGAGATTGTTCAAACTGCAGCAACCCAGTTGCAAACAGAAATGGTGATGGACTATGGCGTGGAGTGGTATGAGATAGCCATCGTTTGTGTATGGATATTCATATTCATATATAGCAGTTTTGCATTACTTAAAAAGAGAGATTTATAA
- the lpdA gene encoding dihydrolipoyl dehydrogenase has translation MSSYDVAVIGSGPGGYVAAIRCAQLGMKTAIIEKYSTLGGTCLNVGCIPSKALLDSSHHYEDAIKHFDEHGIELGDVKFSLEKMIARKQSVVDQTTKGIEYLMDKNKIDVYQGMGSFKDATHILVKGEKETTLEAKNIIIATGSKPSTLPFITIDKERIITSTEALKLPEVPKHLIVIGGGVIGLELGQVYKRLGAEVTVVEYMDRIIPTMDGAQSKEMLKVFKKQKMKFALSHGVTAVERDGDEVTVKATDKKGKKVEFKGDYVLVSVGRRAYTDGLNLDAVGIKTDDRGRVEVDEHLKTNVSNIYAIGDVVKGAMLAHKAEEEGVVVAEQLAGQKPHIDYNLIPGVVYTWPEVASVGKTEEELKNAGVEYKSGQFPMRALGRSRASGDTDGFVKILADKTTDEVLGVHMVGARVADLIAEGVTAMEFRASAEDMARMSHAHPTYAEAVKEAALAATDDRALHI, from the coding sequence ATGAGTTCATATGATGTAGCCGTGATAGGCTCTGGTCCTGGTGGATATGTAGCAGCAATACGTTGTGCACAACTAGGAATGAAAACTGCCATAATAGAAAAATATAGTACACTAGGAGGAACCTGTCTCAATGTGGGATGTATTCCGTCTAAAGCTTTACTGGATTCTTCACACCATTATGAAGATGCCATAAAACATTTTGATGAGCATGGTATTGAGCTAGGAGATGTGAAATTTTCTTTAGAGAAAATGATTGCTCGCAAACAAAGCGTAGTAGATCAAACGACAAAGGGAATTGAATATCTTATGGACAAAAATAAGATTGATGTTTATCAAGGTATGGGTTCTTTTAAAGATGCTACTCATATTCTAGTGAAAGGCGAAAAAGAAACAACTTTAGAGGCAAAAAATATCATTATAGCTACTGGATCTAAACCGAGTACGCTTCCATTTATAACAATCGATAAAGAACGTATTATTACGTCTACAGAAGCTCTTAAACTTCCAGAGGTACCTAAACATCTTATTGTAATAGGTGGAGGAGTAATAGGTCTAGAATTAGGGCAGGTATACAAAAGATTAGGAGCAGAGGTAACGGTTGTGGAATACATGGATCGTATTATCCCAACAATGGATGGTGCGCAAAGTAAGGAAATGCTTAAAGTATTCAAGAAGCAAAAAATGAAATTTGCGCTTTCTCACGGTGTGACTGCCGTTGAGCGTGATGGTGATGAGGTTACTGTGAAGGCAACTGATAAGAAAGGAAAAAAAGTTGAGTTTAAGGGTGATTACGTACTCGTATCTGTAGGGCGTCGTGCGTATACAGACGGACTTAACCTAGATGCAGTAGGTATCAAAACAGATGATCGTGGTCGTGTAGAGGTAGATGAACATTTAAAAACAAATGTTTCAAATATTTATGCCATAGGTGATGTTGTGAAAGGAGCCATGCTTGCGCATAAGGCAGAAGAAGAGGGGGTTGTAGTTGCAGAGCAACTTGCAGGTCAAAAACCACATATAGATTATAATTTAATCCCAGGCGTAGTTTATACATGGCCAGAAGTAGCCTCTGTAGGTAAAACGGAAGAGGAGCTTAAGAACGCTGGCGTTGAGTACAAGTCAGGCCAATTCCCAATGCGTGCTTTGGGACGTAGTCGTGCTAGTGGAGATACAGATGGATTTGTAAAAATTCTAGCAGATAAAACTACAGACGAAGTATTAGGTGTTCATATGGTAGGAGCTCGTGTTGCAGATTTAATTGCAGAGGGAGTAACAGCTATGGAGTTTAGAGCAAGTGCAGAGGATATGGCTCGTATGAGTCATGCGCACCCTACTTATGCAGAAGCTGTTAAAGAAGCCGCACTTGCAGCTACTGATGATAGAGCCTTACATATTTAA
- a CDS encoding DUF3307 domain-containing protein has product MIILIKLLLAHCIGDFVLQPEKWVKNKRKKTYKSPFLYAHIAVHTLALLVIFQFDISYWPLYLFISTTHYLIDLAKLSLYSKKKDRLLFILDQVAHLIMIWIVLVYYRSVSFDMSIVYRNDVLLFILAIVCLTSVSGVIMKILMSRWSLEENDLKHSLSQAGLYIGILERLFVFGFIVLNQWEAIGLLITAKSVFRFGDLSKAKDRKLTEYVLIGTMLSFGSAIIIGLAYVYLSSILI; this is encoded by the coding sequence ATGATTATATTAATTAAGTTATTACTTGCGCATTGTATAGGAGACTTTGTATTACAACCCGAAAAATGGGTGAAGAATAAAAGAAAAAAAACATACAAATCTCCGTTCTTGTATGCGCATATTGCTGTACATACCTTGGCCTTATTAGTCATTTTTCAATTTGACATAAGCTACTGGCCGTTGTATTTATTTATTTCCACAACTCACTATTTGATTGATCTTGCAAAGCTTAGTCTGTACTCTAAGAAAAAGGATCGCTTACTATTTATACTTGATCAAGTGGCACACCTCATTATGATCTGGATTGTCTTAGTCTATTATAGGTCAGTCTCTTTTGACATGAGTATAGTTTATAGAAATGATGTCCTACTATTCATACTAGCTATTGTATGCTTAACCTCGGTGAGTGGTGTGATAATGAAAATCTTAATGAGCAGATGGTCTCTTGAGGAAAATGATTTAAAACATTCCCTTAGCCAAGCTGGCTTGTATATTGGAATATTAGAACGTCTATTTGTATTTGGATTTATAGTACTGAATCAATGGGAAGCTATTGGACTACTTATAACGGCAAAATCTGTGTTTCGCTTTGGTGATCTTTCAAAAGCAAAGGATCGCAAGCTCACAGAGTATGTTTTAATTGGCACCATGTTGAGCTTTGGAAGTGCAATCATCATAGGTCTAGCCTACGTATATCTCTCTTCAATATTGATTTAA
- a CDS encoding COX15/CtaA family protein, translated as MWYRKALKTSIIFLYLIIIAGAVVRMTGSGMGCPDWPQCFGYLIPPTEESEIQWKPNHAYEEGQVIIRQESLRIAPSDFTTKDEFNEGNWEIYEKHDYAVFNVWHTWIEYINRVVTAIAGIPMLLMVVLAFSYWNRKSLYIFGSFLVLPLMLFQAWLGKQVVDSNLLPVKITIHMIAALFIVALLLWLWHASQQRENLLTQKKYNSLFSSLILVASLLTLVQIALGTQVRQYVDERVAEVGYDAKSLWLDPATSWFYIHRSFSILVTVLNIYLFWQNRSVRLGHTKLMNWTLVLISLEVITGIAMYYFDFPFGTQPLHLVLASLLFGVQFYILLESFKKREVSIKATL; from the coding sequence ATGTGGTACCGTAAAGCCCTTAAGACATCAATAATATTCTTGTATCTTATCATTATTGCAGGTGCTGTTGTGAGAATGACTGGTAGTGGTATGGGGTGTCCAGATTGGCCACAATGTTTTGGCTATCTAATACCCCCTACAGAGGAGTCAGAAATACAATGGAAACCAAATCATGCCTATGAAGAAGGCCAAGTAATTATACGACAAGAATCTTTACGAATTGCCCCTTCTGATTTTACGACAAAAGACGAGTTTAATGAGGGAAACTGGGAAATATATGAAAAGCATGATTATGCAGTTTTTAATGTATGGCATACTTGGATAGAATATATTAATCGTGTTGTTACTGCCATTGCTGGTATACCTATGCTGTTGATGGTCGTTTTAGCATTTAGCTACTGGAACAGGAAATCTCTTTATATTTTTGGATCATTTTTGGTCTTGCCTCTAATGCTTTTTCAAGCATGGCTTGGGAAGCAAGTGGTAGATTCTAACTTACTTCCTGTAAAAATTACCATACACATGATTGCGGCACTGTTTATCGTTGCTTTATTGCTTTGGTTGTGGCACGCCTCTCAACAAAGAGAAAATCTCCTTACTCAAAAAAAATACAATTCACTCTTTAGTAGTCTCATACTAGTAGCAAGTTTATTAACGCTGGTGCAAATAGCGTTAGGGACACAAGTGCGGCAATATGTGGATGAACGTGTCGCAGAGGTGGGGTATGATGCAAAAAGTCTTTGGTTAGATCCTGCTACATCTTGGTTTTATATACATAGATCTTTTTCTATTCTTGTAACAGTACTTAATATTTATCTCTTCTGGCAAAATAGATCAGTTAGATTGGGGCACACTAAACTGATGAACTGGACATTAGTTTTGATAAGCTTAGAGGTAATTACGGGGATTGCTATGTACTATTTTGATTTTCCCTTTGGTACACAACCGTTACATTTAGTTCTAGCATCATTACTTTTTGGGGTTCAGTTTTATATATTGTTAGAAAGTTTCAAAAAAAGGGAGGTTTCCATAAAGGCAACTTTATAA
- a CDS encoding SatD family protein — translation MKKLVAVLTGDIINSREEKVTNWMPELKSTLERYGPTPENWEIYRGDSFQLMLPASDGFIAALHIKATIKKFRSIDVRISIGLGTIDHAAKRITESNGSAFLHSGEGFENLKKQTLAITSNNTQELQAIHIMIDLAMLVANNWTPSVAQLIQTYIEHPDRQQKEIAQLLNKSQSTVSETLSRSGYEEIIAIQHYYKQLIPKQ, via the coding sequence ATGAAAAAATTAGTAGCCGTTCTTACTGGTGACATTATTAACTCTCGTGAGGAAAAAGTAACTAACTGGATGCCAGAATTAAAATCTACCTTAGAACGATATGGACCTACCCCTGAAAATTGGGAAATATACCGCGGAGATAGCTTTCAATTGATGCTCCCTGCCTCTGATGGATTCATAGCAGCCTTACACATTAAAGCAACTATAAAAAAATTCAGAAGTATCGATGTACGAATTTCCATAGGTTTAGGGACTATTGATCACGCAGCAAAACGAATTACAGAATCTAATGGCAGCGCATTTTTACATTCTGGTGAAGGTTTTGAAAATCTTAAGAAACAAACATTGGCTATCACATCAAATAATACACAAGAGTTACAAGCAATTCACATAATGATAGATCTTGCAATGCTAGTGGCAAATAACTGGACACCTTCTGTAGCTCAGCTAATCCAAACATACATTGAACACCCAGATAGACAACAAAAAGAAATTGCCCAGCTTCTCAACAAATCTCAGAGCACTGTGAGTGAAACGCTGTCTAGGAGTGGTTATGAAGAAATAATTGCCATACAGCACTATTATAAACAGTTAATACCTAAACAATGA
- a CDS encoding DEAD/DEAH box helicase: MTFKDLNLNKFLWNALDDMGFTTPTPIQQDALAPVMSGNDVVGIAQTGTGKTFAYLLPILRTLPYSRQENPRVLILVPTRELVLQVVSELEKLSKYIDVRIAGVYGGANINTQKALIAEGQDIVVATPGRLYDLAVSRVLQLKSIQKVVIDEVDVMLDLGFRPQLMNIFDILPVRRQHIMFSATMTEDVDELIKDYFSNPKFIKVARSGTPLKNITQVSYKMPNFYTKVNFLLDELVSTKKYPKVLLFVRDKRMADRLYLKLEEAFPGQVDLIHSNKTQNYRINSINSFSEGKVRMMVATDVMARGLDIDDITHVINVDTPRFPENYLHRIGRTGRAQREGISIVFSTPEEEKFLEEIELLMGIKVPEKALPEDLEISKELTPEERPEAKEIFNPHKWNKNDEDAPGPAFHEKSEKNSKMNLGGSYRREIAKKYKKPKTKGDKNYNKRNKRK, from the coding sequence ATGACATTTAAAGACCTCAACCTCAACAAATTTCTTTGGAACGCCCTCGATGATATGGGCTTCACAACCCCTACACCTATTCAGCAGGATGCACTTGCGCCAGTGATGTCTGGTAATGATGTGGTAGGAATAGCTCAAACAGGTACGGGTAAGACCTTTGCCTATTTATTACCCATCTTACGTACGTTGCCATATTCAAGGCAAGAAAATCCAAGAGTTTTAATTTTAGTGCCCACTCGTGAACTTGTTTTACAAGTTGTAAGTGAACTCGAAAAACTTTCTAAATATATAGATGTTCGTATTGCAGGGGTGTATGGAGGTGCAAATATCAATACTCAAAAAGCTCTAATTGCCGAGGGCCAAGATATCGTGGTTGCTACTCCTGGTCGTTTATATGACTTAGCTGTGAGTAGAGTGCTACAACTTAAATCTATTCAAAAAGTAGTTATTGATGAGGTAGATGTGATGCTAGACTTAGGTTTTCGCCCACAATTGATGAATATTTTTGATATTTTGCCAGTACGTAGGCAGCATATAATGTTTAGTGCTACGATGACAGAAGATGTAGATGAACTTATTAAAGATTATTTTAGTAATCCGAAATTTATTAAGGTTGCACGTAGCGGTACACCCTTAAAGAATATTACTCAAGTGAGTTATAAGATGCCTAACTTTTATACAAAAGTTAATTTCTTATTAGATGAGCTTGTTTCAACTAAAAAATACCCTAAAGTGCTTTTGTTTGTACGCGATAAGCGTATGGCAGATAGACTTTACCTAAAGCTCGAAGAGGCTTTCCCAGGTCAGGTAGACTTGATACACTCAAACAAGACTCAAAACTACCGTATAAACAGTATCAATTCCTTCTCAGAAGGTAAAGTACGGATGATGGTTGCTACAGATGTGATGGCTCGTGGACTAGATATTGACGATATTACTCACGTTATAAATGTTGACACACCACGCTTTCCAGAAAATTATTTACATAGAATAGGTCGTACGGGTAGGGCGCAAAGAGAAGGTATCTCTATTGTTTTTTCTACTCCAGAAGAAGAGAAGTTTTTAGAAGAGATTGAACTGCTTATGGGAATTAAGGTTCCTGAAAAGGCATTGCCAGAAGATCTCGAAATTTCAAAGGAGCTTACACCAGAAGAGCGCCCAGAGGCAAAGGAAATTTTTAACCCACATAAGTGGAATAAGAATGACGAAGATGCTCCAGGACCTGCTTTTCATGAGAAAAGTGAGAAGAATAGTAAGATGAACCTAGGAGGTTCATATAGACGTGAGATTGCCAAAAAATATAAAAAGCCTAAAACAAAAGGTGATAAAAATTACAATAAAAGAAATAAAAGAAAATAA